TAAAAAGTAGTGAAAAtcagggcactgaccctttacatagaaaAACTATCAATGGAACCACAATGCAACAACAtcactataacaacattaacaacaaatTAAAACTAGTCtttgaaataaaaaacaacaaaaaaacaaagaaaacacagcATCTATAGGGTCACCTTGCACACCCAAATGCGGTCTATGACACTGTTCCAATCAGTGAACATGAGCTTATACATTTCCCTAGCCTCCTGTTTCTCTTCCTCTGAATCCGCAATTTGTTCCCTCAATAGAGAGAGGGTGAGTGTTGAGCTATGTAAAACCTACAGGTAAAACTTATTAAGGCCAACAATTTGGGTGTCCCTGCCTTCGACCATGCTTTGGAGCCTCTTGACCTCATCCATGATAACCTTCAGTTCCATCATAGGACCCAAATTCTCAATCTTTTGCATGATGTTCATCACATCGGTGCACAACTTTTCAATTTTATCAAGGGTAGGGGCCCCCTGGGGGCTCTTTGTAGCCTTCTCATCTACAACCACATCAACTGCCTTGGCCACATCCTCAATAGGGGTACAATCAGTTCCAGTGTCAAGGCCCATTAAAGGAATAGAGTCCATCACCTCTTCCGCCATCTTCAAATTGTCATCCAGGTCCAAGTCGAGAGAAACTGGGGCTTTAGTATCAGTATTGTCCTCACCGGTGGCTCCCACAGTGCCCATATCCATAGGGACCCTATCCTTATCATCAATAGTATCCAGGGTTTGAGTATCAGTATTATCCTCATCGGTGCCTCCCCTAGAGCCCATATCCATAGGATCCCTTCCCTTTTCAGCTTTGGTAGCATCCTTACTAAGGGCCCCCATAGTGTTTTTAGGTCTCCCCCCCATCCTTGTCCTCCATGGGGTCCTCCTTAGAGTTAATCATCTCAATCACAGGGGCCTTGTTTTTAACTGATATTTTGGAGGCCAATCTACTAAACCTCCTTCTTCCCTTAGAGTCAGGGGAGGGGTTATCATTCTCAACATCCTATAAAGACGAATTGTCCTCAAAGACAATTCATTTACATTTGACTGGGGTTTTACCTCTACCCTTGGAAAGGGAGTGGGACATGCTGGGAGAGGCAGATGATGTCAAGATGGGGCAGACCTCAGAGATTGAAATCATGGAGGCAAAAGAAGGAAAAGACATAGGGAAATTAGCCGTAGCAAAGACCTCATGTGAAATTTGGAAAAAATTGGGAAAAGCCATAGAAAGGGTAGCAAGTTGCTGAGGGTTTGGCATAGAGGGTTGAGAGAGCGTGAGATTCTGGGGGGGGGCAAAGGGTCTGGTGATATTTATAAAGCCTGTAGATGAGACCCTAGTTGAGGAGGTATGGTAGCTTGTCCCCGTGCTTGGGATCCAAGGTATCCTTGATAGAGATTTCAATGGAATGCAACAagtaaaaaggcaaacaaagaaaatcattattATGAAAATGATTCAGAAGGggcaaatgataataataaaataccTTGTGTCTAGCTTCGAGcatgaaatattttattatcatTAGGTAGATCGTATTCTAAGTATGTTTTAACTCTTCACGGGCAAACCCACCCTGGAGTTTAACAGGTTCCTCATGGTTGTGGAATAAATGTTTCAGGCCTTCACTGTTGGCTACATGGTTGATGCACTTACAATGTCGCCCATCAAGGTCCAGCCTCATGACCTAGGTGATGGTTTCCTCAAAGACTTCGAATGAAAGGCCACCCACCGAAACACGCCGCCCTGACCAGGAGGAGGAAAATTCAGTAGAGAGCTTCTCATCATGGCCCTGAAGACATTCCAAGAAATCAGCAACCCCTCCTTGCATGCATAAATTCCATACCATGCGGTCATTCTTTAATTTATTTGGTTTATCCGGCTCATATCACCCACCAAGagagcttctttagtcatgaaGACAATCTCGCAGAGACCCTTGGATAAACTAGCCATGGGAAAACAATGGGAAGTGTGCGAGCTTGGGATCATTAAGTGAGACATGAAGTTTGGGGTGTGAGAAATAATCAACACACTTTTGGGAATGATTTCCTGATTGCATGGCATGAGAAGCCAGCAGGTATCAGCGGAAACCATCATGTAAACTTCCATATCATATCTCATTATTAGGAGATAAGCCTAAAAAGTTTTCCAACAACGCAGCACGTCCTTTGAAGCCAGGCTAGCCGAACAAGTAACCACCCAACTGGCAGTAAGCATAGGAatattcccattatttgaattatgaaaccaaccCCTCTGAATAaccccaagggaagagaggagagtaaggaaaaAACTAAGAAACAACTCAATCATTGATAGATATTTCAGATTTATCTCCGTAAAGAAGGTAGTTGATGTGGTCTGGGAGGGAATTCTGGCTCCTCCAACATCTTAACCCAGAAATATTTAGACCAAGGGCAGCCAAAGCATCAACCACTCTGTTACCCTCTTTGAATACATGCATGAGTCTGAATGAGTTGAGCCCAGAAATGAGCCTTagggtgtccctgatggttccctcaatggtCAAGTTAAGCCTATTCCACCCTTTGACAACATCTGTGATGAGCTTGGAATTACCCTCAATATCCATTGACCTGATTCCCCTAGTGAGGGAAAAATGAATCCACCAGGCTAAGGCCATTGCTTCAGCCTGATTAGAGGAGTGCCCATTCAGGTTACCTGCATATGCAGCAACAAGGGCCCTCATGTGGGTTCTGATGATCCCTCCACTAGTAGCCAGGCCCCCTCTGGCaaccccatcaaagttgagtttaaagCCATGGGTGGTAGGAGGAGTCAAAACCATGCTTTTCCTTAAGAGTCTCTTCGATCAATCAACAAGAGAGAACGGGAGGGGAAGATTCCAGTATCTAGTAATTTCCCAATCCTAAGTAGAAAGGCTAAAGTCATGCAATACAAGTTATGTTACACCCCATTTTATGACTTACAATTATGTTTAACttctatgtatatatgtgtgtgatcCTGCatgtaagaattttttttataagaATGATGTTAGATAAGAACATAATGTGACTTGAATGTTTCTCATTAAGGATTATAGAAATATGATTATATTGTCTTTTTTGTTTAATGTTTATAATGTCATGTAAGTAATGGGGTAACAAACATCATGCTTTACTAAGTTTGGTGTAGGATTTACCTTACCCTCCAAGATGGAGAGGGAGGGTATCAGTGGAAAGAGAACTATATACATCGAAAACAAGCAAGTGAATGACATTTTGAGTCCAACAAACACTATCACATAGGTCAAATGTCACATTGGGGTACATGTGGTTGATTTTTTTGG
This genomic stretch from Cryptomeria japonica chromosome 8, Sugi_1.0, whole genome shotgun sequence harbors:
- the LOC131032280 gene encoding uncharacterized protein LOC131032280 — its product is MVLTPPTTHGFKLNFDGVARGGLATSGGIIRTHMRALVAAYAGNLNGHSSNQAEAMALAWWIHFSLTRGIRSMDIEGNSKLITDVVKGWNRLNLTIEGTIRDTLRLISGLNSFRLMHVFKEGNRVVDALAALGLNISGLRCWRSQNSLPDHINYLLYGDKSEISIND